Part of the Zingiber officinale cultivar Zhangliang chromosome 6A, Zo_v1.1, whole genome shotgun sequence genome, GAGAACTCTCCCGACCCTAGCCACTTTGACCCCCTAATGCTACATTCAATGTTGTCCCTGACTCTAAATGTCTAAGTTGCTGCTTCCTAAAACAACACATTTCACTATGTCAATGGTTCGTTTTATTCACAGAAGTAGGGTTTTATTTGTCAACAAATTGTAACATTATATTGTAATTGTGGAATCCTAGAATTAGTGAACTATTAAAACCTTGCATCAAATCAATGGTAATTACAAAAGAATTCACATCACTTAGGGAAATTCTTTTAAATtagaatgttttaaattttttgtgTGTTTAAGTACAGATGTATTTTCTGGATATTTTTTTAACTGACATTGAAATCATCTAGCAAGGGAATTTATTTTTTAGGCATTGAAGAAGAATCAGAACTAAAAAACTTTTAGATGCTAGGTATCTCTGCCAGTTCaacttttttttctttacatttgtCTTATATCTTGGTTCCATAATTGTTTCTATAACACAATTTCTACTCCATATTTTGCTTTATAAAATGTTGTCATATTGATTTGTTTTTAGTACAAATGATTCACCCGGAAGACGAACTTAACAGGATAGGTGGAAAATTGAACACAAGGCAAAACAAGATGCCCTCATGTTGGTTGCTGCTGAAAGGAAGGAACGTGAACAAATAGAAGCTTCATCCAAATTGGAGGAAGCTGCCTTGGCATTAAAGGCAGAAAGTGATTTACAAAGACACAACGAGGAGATCAGGAGACTCCAAGAACAGATTTCAAAAATGAGGATGGATAGCCATACAAAAGTTCCAGCACTCAGTTGGAACATGAATGCCCATTCCAATATCGACATATTTAATTCCCAGGTATCAGAAAATGAAGTACAGCGTGATAGAGAGTGCGTAATGTGCTTGACTGAGGAAGTGTCCGTTGTTTTCCTTCCCTGCTCCCATCAAGTTGTTTGTGAAAAATGCAATAAGTTGCATGAGAGGCAGGGATTGAAGGACTGCCCTTCTTGCAGGACCCCCATTCATCGAAGGATACATGTTCGCTCTATCTAATGCTACTTCTGCAGATACCTTCTTTTGCCTAAAACATCGGTTTGAACTACTTAATTGGAGGATTGATACTGAACATGGAGGtcgttccttttttttctttccattGATATCTTAAACCATCAGACACACCATTGAAGTGTGAATTCAGACCTACTCTTCCCTTTTTATCCTATTACATCTTTCATTTTGTTtcataaatacataaatattGCCTTGTGGAACAGAAAGGAACATGGCCATAAATGAACTTGGAAATTTGAATACATGCTTCATGGCACATTTTAGTAATGAAATTGTCTGGCACAGCTTTGTTACTGCATTTTGTCtgagttttaatttttcattgttATATACATTCAATTCTTGGTCAAGTTGATTGTATAATTTGCTTTTACTTAATTTCCCTTCACTCTTCTACAGAGCAGTGTGAACTTTGATGGTTATGTGCAATGAATTGCTTTTGCATTTGAGGAACTACCTTTGGTTGTATTTAAGATTTAGGTACCATGCCTGGTTGAACTTTGTATATATAAGTCTGAAGCAGTACGTCAAAGGTTAATATTTAACACAAGCAAAGCCAAGTCTTCTGTAGTTAGCTGTCACAATTCAGGATAAACTGCAatcttgaattttaattttgatttgataAATACTTTGTTTTGTTTGTGTTAAAGTTAGTAGTTCTATGAGTGTTAGATTCTATTCATTTTGTTTTTATTGGAGTTAATATTTATATCACTGTTAAAAACATATTGATCTATACTCAGCTAAGATATTTGTGGTTGTTCGAATAATGTAGTTTTATCTTCTCATTTTGGTACCAAAGCCAATAGGCCTAAGTTTCTCCTTGGGATTTTTAATTTAAGGGGGAGAGGGTAAGTATGATGTAGTGgcaaccttctcttcctctcttccttgccCTCCTTTGCTTGTCATCGTATCACTTATCACTCTCTAGATAAGTGTCTTCATCAAGCCTTAGTTTCTTTTAAAGATTTACCTCTTAAGATTTATTACTTGTGCTTCATGGCATGGCAATAGAGATCCTCTTCATTAGTGTGTGACATACCAAAATGCCTCTTGTTGAAGTTTGTCCTTAATGTTGTCATAATGCTAGCCATCAACAAAATCTTGGATGCCCCTCTTCTATTGCTTTGGCACATTGATTTCACCTCTAGCATTTCGGTGTTGAAATAGTCGGGCTTTAGTTTATCGACAAGGGGTAGGTCCTCTTCACAAAAACTCTTCTCTAGTTGAATTTCatcaatattatcaaaatcatcttTCTCAACTGTTCCAATCAAATCTTAAATttgatattaaaataaattacttAATGAGTTGGAGTTTTAGCGTAACGATAAAGTTATTATTATATGATAAAAAAGTCACAGATTCGAATTCTGGaaataattttttgtaaaaagtaaaGTAAGGTTgtatacaatggatcctttcccgggatcccgcatgacgggagcttcgtgcattaGACTACCTTTTTTTATGAGTTGGAGTTTGAAATCTAAGACAATAATTTCTGCATTGATAATGAAAGACACTAGTTATGTTAATGTACTAGTGGCTTGGTCCACAAAAGGGATTATTCAAAAGGAACTTGTTGATCAAATCTTCTCCATTATAATCCAACCTAACACCCAAACAAAGCCAAATTATAATCTTCCACCATAATTAATCCTATCATATGGTTAAACCAATGAGATTAGTTTGGATGCatatttgaatatatatatatatgaaacttccacaatcaaattcaattaaatagtATGAGTTAGTGGGTTAACCAATTACTACAGTTGAATGAATCTATTTCACATGGCTGTAGAAAAAACAATGTTTGAACAATCAAATCCAATTAAACAACATGATGGAGAGAGCTGACCAATTAGATTATGGCTAGCCAAAATGGACTTAGACTAATCATACTTTTTGGTTGAAATGTAATGTAATTAATCTTGCATCCTAATACTAGATGTTCTCCATTATATATTCATCAGGTTATTCTAATATAATTATATGTAGAATATCATTTTACTATAGTGCAATTTGTTTCCTTCCCTTCATCTAATACCACAATTATCTTACACATTACTCTGTCTTTTTCATAGACTTCCTAATCAGTAGAGTAAGGGATTAAATTAAATGAATGAACTTTAATATAAATATTAGAAAGGTGAAACATGTACTGAATGAATGAGATTTGAATCCTCATTATCTAAAAAAATATCATCTGGATATTTAGTCTTTGTTAGAAAAATCTGATCAAAGATCTACCAACTACAGCCATGGCTTAAGTATAAATGCATGCCCTCTTCATTAATCACTAACGGATTAATTAGAATCCACCTTGCAAGCGTTAATTAATGGCTTCCCTCTTCTTTTCTTCGGCGATCCCCGCTGACGGAATCGTTCCAGCCATCTCCGGCACGCACTTTTTCGATGAGGTCCACCGTATGATCACTCAATTCTCTTCCCTCTCCACCCTCGAGCTCAAGGGCGCTGACCTCACCGTCGCCCAAGTCTCCGCCGTCGCCCGACGCTCTGACGTCGGCGTCGCCCTCGACGCCGGCACTGCGCGCGACCGCGTCGACCGCAGCGCCTCCTGGGTCGCTGACAACCCCGAGCGCCTCGCCGCTGGCTTCGGCACCGCTTCGCACCGCCGCACTCAGCGGACCGCCGACCTCCAGACTGAGCTCGTCCGCTTCCTCAACGCCGGCGTCGTCCGCAAGGAGTCGTCCCTTCCTTCCGGCTACGCCAAGGCTTCCATGCTCGTGAGGGCCAACACCCTGATGCAGGGCTACTCCGGCATCCGCTGGGAGCTGCTGGAGGCCATCGCGAAGCTGATCGACCGCAACCTGATCCCCAAGCTTCCTCTGCGAGGCTCCATCACCGCCTCCGGCGACCTACTCCCGCTCGCGTACATCGCCGGCGCGCTCACCGGGCGGAAGAACGTGCGGGTGGTCACCCTTGAAGGCGACGAGATTACGGCCACTGAGGCACTGAAGCGCGTCGGAATCGGCGAGCCGTTCGACCTCAAGGCGAAGGAGGGGCTCGCACTCGTCAACGGAACAGCCGTCGGGTCCGCCGTGGCTGCCACCGTGTGTTACGACGCCAACATCCTCGCCTTGCTCTCGGTGATCCTCTCGGCGATGTTCTGCGAGGCGATGCAGGGGAACCCAGAGTTCACCGACCCGCTGACGCACGAGCTGAAGGGGCATCCGGGGCAGATCGAGTCGGCAGCGATCATGAGGTTTTTGCTCGACGGCACGACGGAGCTCGGACGACCGACGAAGCTGAAGCAAGACAGGTACGCGCTGCGGACTTCGCCTCAATGGCTGGGACCTCAAATCGAGACGATCCGCGCGGCGACAGAATCGATCGAGAGAGAGATTAACTCGGTGAACGACAACCCCCTCATCGACGTCGACCGCGGCGTTGTCCTCTACGGTGGCAATTTCCAAGGAACCCCCATCGGAGTCTCCATGGACAACATCCGCATCGCGCTCGCCGCGATCGGAAAGCTCGTTTTCGCCCAATTCACTGAGCTCGTCGGCGAAGAAACCAACAACGGTCTGCCGGCGAATCTGAGCGCCGGTGCCGACCCCAGCCTCGACTACGGCCTGAAAGGAGCGGAGATCGCGATGGCGGCCTACTGCTCGGAGCTGCAGCACCTGGCCAACCCGGTGACGCCCCATGCGCAGAGCGCGGAGCAGCACAACCAAGACGTCAACTCCTTGGGGCTCATCTCGGCGAGAAAGAGCGCGGAGGCGGTGGAGATCTTGAAGTTGATGATGGCGACGTACATGGTCGCACTGTGCCAAGCGACCGACGTGAGGGCATTGGGGGAGAGCTTGAGAGAGGCCGTGAAGCAGGCGGTGGTGCGATCGGCGAGGAAAACCCTGAAGGGGTTCTGCGAGGAAGAGCTGATCTGCGCGATCGAGAGGCGCTCTGTGTTCTCCTACATCGACGACGCCTCCGGCAAGTTGGTGCCGGAGCTGAGGGCGGCGGTGGTGGAGAAGGCGCTGCGTCAGGGGAAGGAGGGAGATCGGTCGGCGTTCGAGGTGATCCTGGAGTTCGAGGAGGAGACGAGCAGCGCGCTGAGAGAAGACACCGTCAGGGCAAGGGAGAGGTTTGGGAGAAGGGAGTTGGTGGCCGACGGGAGGAGGACGTGGCCGGTGTACGAGTTCGTGAGGGAGGAGTTGGGAACGGCGATTTTGACGGGGGAGGAGGTGAGTCCGGGGGAGCACATAGAGAAGGTGTATGAGGCGATGGAGGAGGAGAAGATCGGAAAGGTGATCCTCAAGTGCCTAAAGGAGTGGCGAGGGGCGCCGCCGAACAGGAAACCGGCGAGCTCAGATTAGTACCCTAGCTTCCGCTGCTTGCGAGCTAAAAAGAGTTTATTGATTtacttaagaaaataaaataaaaaaacgaAATTGAAATATTTCGAATTGAGAGATCTAAATAAAAACTAAACAGAAGtctaatttttaatttggttTGGTTCGACCGTTAAGATAAACATAATTTTACCATGACAAAAAGGCTCAACTCAAATGCcttggtttttttttctttttattttgtttatgaaCATGTCAAATGATTCTAACTCAATTAGCACATTCTCATAAATCAGAACGAACAAATAGAGTTCAAAATCCCCAAAATCTCCACTCGAAATTATGATCATGGGGATGTAGTTCAGATCCTCTGTCTCCATTTCTCTCTATCTTCGTGTCTTattgtcgatcggacggatcagattaaatctcaaaaatattttgcacatcacgaggatactgtatatattttaaaaatatcatgATGTCTTAAGATTTAATCTAATCCGTCCGATCGATAATAAAACATGAGAATAGAGAGAAATGGAGACAGAGGATCTGAATTACATCCCTGGCCTAAAAAACTATCATTTTGATTTTTGAGGAATTGAATGCTGCTCGCGACAAGTACAACATGAACAAGCATACTATACAGAGGGAGGTTGGTCGGATTTCATGCTGTGTTGCCGAACATGCATCTCCTAATAGAAACAGCAAAGTCCGCAGCTTCGCGCGGGTGGAGGACAATGGTACATACTACTAAACATAACACTTGCGGCTATGAACAAAGGGAATCGAGACCTCGTAGTTTTGTTGGAAAATATGTCGACAAAAGAGTTTTGGTAACAACGTACTCTCTTATTGTTTCAGAGTCCGCAATAAGTTTAAAAGAACATTTCTAATTGGCTGGATAACGTACAATGCTTAGGAGTAGTGAGGCTGTCAACTTAGGAGGATGGATAGGAGGGAAGAGTGAGGAGGggaaagagaaagaaagaaagaaaaaatatcaaCCTAAGTAAACAACTAATAAATATCTCAAGTAAGCAAGCTACCATTGCCAATATCCGTGAATTTGAATGATTCATCCATATACTTGATCGCGCACCGTCCTAATCTTTACATTGagaatatcaaaataaaatagaattttatacatgtatatatataaataaaatatataacctAAGGATGAGACTCGATCATTATTGTTGttgtataaataaataaaagggcACCTTTGAAATGAATGAATTTATATCATATTAACAACTACTAGAATAAGCATAGTAGTTCTATTGCCATAAAATAGAACTTCCTGAAATATAAACAATTTTACTTCACTAATAATAAGACACATAAGATAACACTCTAGTTAGACAAAAAAGAAACACTTGATATAACAAATTGACATCGACGAAATAGGATCGATAGCATTTAAGATGACTTTTAAAGATACACAAAAGACAGACCAACTGATTAATGATGTCAACTGAAATTCGTGAGTAAAAATTTAGTTAAACAGAACACTCCAAACAAACTAttcgaatttaaaaattaaattcagtttatttagaaatttattttttataaaaaattaattaattcgatTCGATTTTTAAATTTCTCATTCCGTTAAACTAAGAGGATATTTGGTTTAGATTTATGAATAGAATTGTAATGAGTTTAATTATGGGTCAATAGGAATGAGAATGATTATATTATCTTATTTAAATCAACTTCACTAATATGAATCAAATAAATTTGTTATTTTATTCTTATTAGTTAAtgcattaaaaaataatttgagttatttttttcattttaaataaATGTAATATAAGATTCTATTTGTTTTGGATTAAAAAATAACTACAATATAAGATTTTTTTATAGATAATTTTagtgcttttattttttttttttcctttttcttctttggtCGGCACATCTTTCTTTCCTCTTGCCATTTCGCCCCCAGCCTCACGGCCCTTGCTAATGGAAAAGAATCTAAACTTATGGTTTACATCGACTGTGCTAGCAAACGTCGCGATAAAACTGGATTGCTTCTGCTTCCTCCATATCTCTGTGGGTCGGTGGGATGACGACTTTATCGATAATTTTAGCGCTTTTActcttttttttccctttttcttctttCACATCTCTCTTTCCTCTTGCCattccttatttgtattcctatttttataatccaaacattaacaatgacaatcaataattACTATTATCATTCTCCACCTTTATTCCTTTGAATCAAACACCTCCTAAATAGATCAAATTAACTGAATTTTTAAACCTGGGCTTTTAAGTCcaaaattgaattttatttttaaaaaatgatttttattaaacgaaaaattgaatttttaaacaaattcaGTTAATTCagctaaaaactaaattaactgATATTTTATCGGTCcgatttattcattttttttaaatttgatttgttaaaaaaaatcagtTCAGTTCAGTCTGATTAATCTCCTTTAGTTCAGTTTTAATTGAATACTCaccatgatcctgtccgaaccaggagtcaacgagcgctagggatgtggcgctccctgctggatcctcgaatgctccggcgaacctgcaacaaaaccgagccggagggggttccccggcgacggccctccgacgctcaagtcaggcgaaggaataagaaagtggctgaGAAAATGGAGACTTGtgtgtgtacctccggttgaagaagtggaggccttatatatagacctctcgaaggagcctgggcacaccaatcgaagcaatcacctgctttcgaccatacctaggtgtgggcctgtcagaagggcatccataagactatactgctactgtatcaacctctccgtgacgtgatggtgggacCTTTAATAGtatcatcttgcgtacagtctaatcatcatgtctttgctgacataccatatcccgagccgagcgaataggccgctcggctatccactgttccctcgccacgattctggccgagcggacacctccgctcggccattctgtcctcggccgagcggacacctccgctcggccactcggctcctgttctgctttggcgtcggaaacccaaacctttggctgggtcccccattcttaccgccggatcacttgcctccccttcaagtctagtcgaaggaggcagtgagtccgactgactggactgtgtgtccgagcgggcggtcgtcgccttaccgctGCTGTTGATATCCCTTGAGTCATTCTGCCCTCATGCCaaatttagccgctcggctcttcgcttgGTATACTTTAGCGCCCAatgtggatgtttgcttgtctaaatcctcttgaaaatcgcgcaagtctttttcattaagccgaagcgtgcgcggtatgggcgcattaattgcgcttggtgacagagcgccacgtggctcgtctctagtggcggtgacgctccgtacgatgggacgccctttgttttgaaatggacggctagatgatgacctcgtctcttgtgccctgcatccgacggacgaggctgagCGGTCTCGTTCGTATAAAGCCCTCGTTCTGGCCTTTACGCTGCACTCTCCGTCTCATCACGCGTCCTCTGTCGAAGCTGCCTGCTGCTGGCTTACTCCGGCGACTCCCAGTGCTTGCTTTCCGACGGTTTTCGAGTTCCTGGGGattctttcctttgatcttccctcagtaagcttcttctcttctctcgtccccttgtttccgagtattgctaggcttccttcccttctttagtcatggcgagcacttctgcaCCCGCTACCGAGGTTCACGGTCCGTGGTATATGAATATGGAGAGTAGGTTCGATGAGGAGCGCGCCCGGCGCATTGTTTGGACCTATGGGATCCcgaacgaccatgaaatagttgtagccggcccgaccgatcggccccataacccgccgatcggtactatttgtttttttctggaccaatttcagggcggccttagatttcctacccatccatttattttggaagtttgtaattatttccgcatcccgctcggccaacttgtgccgaattcctttaggctactgagcaggatggtcgtcctctttaggctgcacagtatcccacttgaccccaaaatattccactacttcttctaccccaaacaatccgagttgggtacttttattttccaaagtagaataggcttcaaattttttgagaacatgccgacctccaacaagcactggaaggagttcttcttctatatacgtcttcccgagcggcccgcattccgaaccaaatggcagaccgctgtgccgacccagccggagctcggcaaattcagaagcaatccggcctaccttcatgcggcaaaccgcttgtccggtcagcggtacaaaatcgaccagttgctcctcaagggggtgttgtacatttttggattatctcccgttcgggccaatctcccctaccgtatgggtaaggactctttactcccttcgccttttttgtctaactgattttaatttcttccactgtagctgaagtcatgtggcgctccaaggctaccgatcatctgaaattgaaggccatggaaattgaggcggccaccaaaaaagaactcgccgagcggggtcttatccccagccgcccggtaGATGCAGgcgagggggg contains:
- the LOC121997687 gene encoding phenylalanine ammonia-lyase-like; amino-acid sequence: MASLFFSSAIPADGIVPAISGTHFFDEVHRMITQFSSLSTLELKGADLTVAQVSAVARRSDVGVALDAGTARDRVDRSASWVADNPERLAAGFGTASHRRTQRTADLQTELVRFLNAGVVRKESSLPSGYAKASMLVRANTLMQGYSGIRWELLEAIAKLIDRNLIPKLPLRGSITASGDLLPLAYIAGALTGRKNVRVVTLEGDEITATEALKRVGIGEPFDLKAKEGLALVNGTAVGSAVAATVCYDANILALLSVILSAMFCEAMQGNPEFTDPLTHELKGHPGQIESAAIMRFLLDGTTELGRPTKLKQDRYALRTSPQWLGPQIETIRAATESIEREINSVNDNPLIDVDRGVVLYGGNFQGTPIGVSMDNIRIALAAIGKLVFAQFTELVGEETNNGLPANLSAGADPSLDYGLKGAEIAMAAYCSELQHLANPVTPHAQSAEQHNQDVNSLGLISARKSAEAVEILKLMMATYMVALCQATDVRALGESLREAVKQAVVRSARKTLKGFCEEELICAIERRSVFSYIDDASGKLVPELRAAVVEKALRQGKEGDRSAFEVILEFEEETSSALREDTVRARERFGRRELVADGRRTWPVYEFVREELGTAILTGEEVSPGEHIEKVYEAMEEEKIGKVILKCLKEWRGAPPNRKPASSD